The following proteins come from a genomic window of Halictus rubicundus isolate RS-2024b chromosome 8, iyHalRubi1_principal, whole genome shotgun sequence:
- the LOC143356047 gene encoding A disintegrin and metalloproteinase with thrombospondin motifs 1: MKRSRLPSVLLTTWLIGTIATKSRVSEFLQSLEEYEIVYPRIVPNENTRGRRSTGDQMHEDGSSSVIIEISNWTLRTVASDRVMLGSNFKVDWVYATRTESEIYEAQSGCQLRRGSLDGGDGSSVVVTLCEQEVYAIMVADGTSFFVEPLADGKHVMYESPKVGWWSSRDSDVVSLRPRKLSGFQNKSGESNRRKRDSMDHYTPEFYNLSGDVFDMDYPEAEKLVLYDEKEEVPTEYNDTVIEVDENPEDVGYFGGPSWQRNKIPRKKMIIKESSTRWLELGIAADYSIIDFHGERTQQYILALLNIVSAIYMDPSLESNMILVIVRMILYAEKRDSLVRRGDSRRSLENVNKWNKKMLTSANVNHDVAIWLTRLDIGGPSGYAPVSGACNPARSCALNRDEGLTSAFIIAHEMAHILGLSHDGDDAAGNACREEGLRGSVMAPMVAATFHHFYWSACSKKEFHRRVRRWSCLLNKPAYGSSGPLKASIRETFTMDEQCRVEFGEGYKLCKSFDVVEPCSHLWCGNRNISETCKTKKGPPLEGTLCGASKWCINGRCQSSKRRTFDFGMTLNKPRDGGWSPWKPWEKCSRSCGIGVQCRTRKCNKPLPAYGGKYCSGPSENCKLCDLPKCSPTIDLRAQQCSKLDIIVQHENIRLKNNNMITWLPYESDKESLKCQLICRSKETGELFYARENMIDGTPCAYGSTDICIQGECHKLGCDSVFGSTKALDLCGVCDGDNSTCENVISKFQRKLRRDVTRIAIVPREAHNLFMNITVLDDPFFDEDNLSIVVGDGRRRRNVLENLISRKRDLTIVQGAAYRIQKHGNDTYSVKAYGTATEDVVILVVVSESVIQRGISVAVSLEYFLNRDDKNAKDRYVWLFGGWSFCSATCGGGTRQKIIVCKDEETGRIVSRRKCPLTTKPSQEIEKCNVFSCSFKWLPGPWKGCSHVCGSFGVQLRQLYCVHTDFNGTEVNKDNEFEVYRTMVQPSICKTTAAPIKSQECNRVPCPGRWIFTDWSSCSKSNGKGIQSRIARCVAPENETLYSCDGDTVKTEIRVCTSYATKAIQLPARCWRDKNRFCSIPSLKRYCNVPSFRRKCCRSCETMGHELDLEDDSDQN, encoded by the exons ATGAAACGATCGAGGCTGCCCAGCGTGCTGCTGACCACGTGGCTGATCGGCACGATCGCGACGAAATCGCGGGTGAGCGAGTTTCTGCAGAGCCTGGAAGAGTACGAGATCGTTTATCCGCGGATCGTCCCGAACGAGAACACCCGCGGCAGGCGATCGACCGGCGATCAGATGCACGAAGACGGATCGTCGTCGGTGATCATCGAGATCAGCAACTGGACCTTGAGAACGGTCGCGAGTGACAGAGTGATGCTCGGTTCGAACTTCAAAGTGGACTGGGTGTACGCGACCAGGACCGAATCCGAGATTTACGAGGCGCAATCCGGCTGTCAGCTTCGACGAGGCAGCCTGGACGGAGGCGACGGTTCTTCGGTGGTTGTCACATTGTGCGAGCAGGAGGTCTACGCGATCATGGTCGCCGACGGAACGTCCTTCTTCGTCGAACCGTTGGCCGATGGGAAACACGTGATGTACGAGTCCCCGAAAGTCGGATGGTGGTCGTCAAGAGACTCCGACGTTGTTTCTCTGAGGCCTCGCAAACTGTCAG GATTCCAGAATAAAAGCGGAGAATCAAATCGAAGGAAACGGGATTCGATGGATCATTATACTCCGGAATTTTATAATTTGTCGGGCGACGTGTTCGACATGGATTATCCAGAAGCGGAAAAATTAGTTTTGTACGACGAGAAGGAGGAGGTTCCGACTGAGTATAATGACACAGTAATAGAAGTCGATGAGAATCCGGAAGATGTTGGTTACTTCGGCGGTCCCTCGTGGCAGAGGAATAAAATACCGA GAAAGAAAATGATCATCAAGGAATCGTCAACTCGTTGGCTGGAACTCGGAATAGCTGCTGATTATTCCATAATAGACTTTCATGGAGAACGAACGCAACAATATATCTTGGCGCTCTTAAACATT GTCAGTGCTATTTATATGGATCCATCGCTCGAATCGAATATGATCTTGGTAATCGTACGAATGATTTTGTATGCAGAAAAGAGAGACAGTTTG GTTCGTCGAGGCGATTCCAGGCGATCTCTCGAAAACGTTAACAAATGGAACAAGAAAATGTTAACATCAGCGAACGTGAATCACGACGTTGCAATATGGTTGACGCGATTAGATATCGGTGGTCCCTCTGGTTATGCACCTGTCTCTGGCGCATGCAACCCTGCAAGGTCATGTGCCTTAAATCGAGACGAAGGCTTAACCAGTGCTTTCATCATTGCTCACGAAATGGCACATAT TCTAGGATTGAGTCACGATGGCGACGATGCAGCCGGAAACGCTTGCAGGGAAGAAGGTTTGCGAGGTAGCGTGATGGCGCCCATGGTGGCTGCTACGTTTCATCATTTCTATTGGTCCGCTTGTTCAAAGAAAGAATTCCATCGGAGAGTTAG ACGGTGGTCCTGTTTATTGAACAAACCAGCATATGGCAGTTCCGGCCCCCTAAAGGCTTCCATTCGCGAAACTTTCACGATGGACGAGCAGTGCCGAGTGGAATTCGGAGAAGG TTATAAACTTTGCAAAAGTTTCGATGTTGTGGAGCCATGTTCTCATTTATGGTGCGGCAATAGGAACATCTCTGAAACCTGTAAGACTAAAAAGGGGCCACCATTGGAAGGCACACTGTGCGGTGCGTCGAAG TGGTGTATAAATGGGCGTTGCCAATCATCGAAGAGGAGGACTTTCGATTTTGGTATGACATTGAACAAACCTCGAGATGGAGGCTGGAGTCCATGGAAACCATGGGAGAAATGCTCGAGAAGCTGCGGGATAGGAGTGCAATGCCGAACACGAAAATGTAACAAACCGCT GCCAGCCTACGGTGGAAAATACTGTTCGGGTCCGAGCGAGAACTGCAAGCTTTGCGATCTACCAAAATGCTCCCCGACGATCGACCTCAGGGCCCAACAGTGTTCGAAGCTCGACATTATCGTGCAACACGAGAATATCCGGTTGAAGAACAACAACATGATCACTTGGCTGCCGTACGAATCCGACAAGGAGAGCTTGAAGTGCCAATTGATTTGCAGGAGCAAGGAAACAGGGGAGCTGTTCTACGCAAGGGAAAACATGATCGACGGGACACCGTGCGCTTATGGATCCACAGATATATGCATACAG GGCGAGTGCCATAAACTCGGATGCGACAGTGTCTTCGGATCGACGAAAGCGTTGGACCTGTGCGGTGTGTGCGACGGAGACAATTCCACGTGCGAGAATGTCATCAGCAAATTTCAGCGGAAGCTTCGTCGAG ATGTGACACGAATCGCTATTGTGCCGCGGGAAGCTCACAATTTGTTCATGAATATCACGGTATTGGATGATCCGTTTTTCGACGAAGATAACTTATCGATTGTGGTGGGCGACGGACGGAGGCGGCGAAACGTGctggaaaatttaatttcccgCAAACGGGATTTAACGATTGTACAAGGCGCTGCGTACCGGATCCAAAAGCACGGGAATGACACGTACTCGGTTAAGGCGTACGGCACAGCCACCGAAGACGTTGTGATTTTA GTTGTGGTATCAGAAAGTGTCATACAGCGAGGGATCTCCGTGGCAGTCTccttggaatattttttaaatcgcGACGACAAGAATGCGAAGGACAGATACGTTTGGTTATTCGGGGGTTGGAGCTTTTGTTCAGCAACCTGTGGCGGTGGAACGCGACAGAAGATAATAGTCTGCAAAGACGAAGAAACAGGTAGAATAGTGTCACGAAGGAAATGTCCGTTGACCACCAAGccgagtcaagagatagagaaATGCAACGTTTTCAG TTGCAGTTTCAAATGGCTACCAGGTCCGTGGAAAGGCTGTTCGCACGTGTGCGGTAGTTTCGGCGTCCAATTGCGACAACTGTACTGCGTCCATACCGATTTCAATGGCACCGAGGTGAACAAAGACAACGAGTTTGAGGTTTATCGAACGATGGTGCAACCGTCCATTTGTAAAACAACTGCTGCGCCGATAAAAAGTCAAGAATGCAATAGGGTTCCTTGTCCAGGGCGATGGATCTTCACGGACTGGTCCTCG